The Bombus terrestris chromosome 4, iyBomTerr1.2, whole genome shotgun sequence genome has a window encoding:
- the LOC100647215 gene encoding coronin-2B isoform X1, which translates to MGYNIANWEMIRTREELVEKLGLDAADDTHTLLNNMVDVRACYKPNGKSWFRGVRSSKFRHVYGVPAKREKCYDNIKITKNAHDSQFCAVNPKFLAIVTEVAGGGAFLVLPLDRTGRLDFNASRVTGHTGPVLDIKWNPFNDNIIASCSDDCTIKLWHIPDGGISRNLTEWLVELQGHKRRVAYIEWHPVAENVLFSAGFDHLVIVWDINKGEAVSVIDRHPDVIYSISLNRDGSLLATTCKDKKLRVFEPRSGIVVSEGVCHAGTKASKVVFLGSSGRLLTTGFSRHSDRQYAIWSQHDLNVPLICETIDSSSGVVFPYYDNDTNMVYLAGKGDGNIRYYEVVNEAPWMHYLSQFISGNPQRGLGIMPKRGVNTAICEVFRFYKLHATRGMCEPISMIVPRKSDQFQEDLYPDTVGTCPALSARDWISGMNNPPILISLKTGGSITTHKPRVYKPPQLPPTTDLNNKKKFAFLSTETVPDYRPIEFHDMSEKSQKTSSNQSTKFQQLQQKFGNVVLQKNIISAPLNDNKVLENVDIPNNEAELRLAFARQTDELRLVRRQLANSQLRVKELEEQIRKLQRQ; encoded by the exons ATGGGATATAATATTGCGAATTGGGAAATGATACGCACGAGGGAGGAATTAGTGGAGAAATTGGGCCTGGACGCCGCGGATGACACTCATACTTTATTGAACAATATGGTAGACGTCAGAGCGTGCTACAAACCAAATGGAAAA TCGTGGTTCCGTGGCGTTCGAAGCAGCAAATTTCGCCACGTGTACGGCGTACCGGCAAAACGGGAGAAATGCTACGACAATATCAAGATCACGAAGAACGCCCACGACTCGCAATTCTGCGCAGTGAATCCCAAGTTCCTGGCCATCGTAACGGAAGTGGCTGGCGGCGGAGCATTTCTAGTTTTGCCGCTCGATCGC ACTGGCAGACTGGATTTTAATGCTAGTAGAGTGACTGGACACACTGGACCGGTTCTGGACATCAAGTGGAATCCGTTTAACGATAACATCATCGCTTCCTGTTCCGACGACTGCACT ATAAAACTGTGGCACATTCCTGACGGTGGTATATCACGAAATCTGACCGAGTGGCTAGTTGAGTTGCAAGGGCACAAACGTCGTGTCGCGTACATAGAATGGCATCCTGTTGCTGAGAACGTGCTTTTCAGCGCCGGCTTCGATCACCTTGTTATCGTGTGGGACATAAATAAAGGAGAGGCTGTCAGTGTCATCGATAGGCATCCTGACGTCATTTATAGTATATCATTGAATCGAGACGGTAGCTTGCTGGCGACAACGTGCAAGGATAAAAAATTGAGGGTTTTCGAGCCAAGATCTGGCATCGTGGTTTCT GAAGGAGTCTGCCATGCCGGAACAAAAGCTAGCAAAGTGGTTTTCCTTGGTAGCTCTGGACGTCTTCTTACGACTGGCTTCAGTCGTCACTCCGACAGACAATATGCCATTTGGAGTCAGCATGATTTGAACGTACCATtgatatgtgaaactatcgattcCTCCAGTGGAGTAGTATTTCCATATTATGATAATGACACCAATATGGTGTATCTGGCGGGAAAG GGTGATGGTAATATTCGATACTATGAAGTAGTAAACGAGGCACCCTGGATGCATTACCTCAGTCAATTCATCTCTGGAAATCCCCAAAGAGGATTAGGTATAATGCCAAAGAGAGGCGTAAACACAGCCATCTGCGAAGTATTTAGATTTTATAAATTGCACGCGACTCGAGGAATGTGCGAGCCGATATCCATGATAGTTCCTCGAAAG AGCGACCAATTTCAAGAAGATCTATATCCTGACACTGTAGGTACTTGTCCAGCTTTATCAGCCAGGGATTGGATAAGTGGCATGAATAATCCACCAATTTTAATCTCTCTGAAAACCG GTGGTAGCATTACCACGCACAAACCACGAGTGTACAAACCACCGCAACTTCCACCGACAACcgatttaaataataagaagaaattcGCCTTTTTGTCTACCGAGACTGTACCGGATTACAGACCTATCGAGTTCCACGATATGTCAGAGAAAAGCCAAAAAACTTCTAGCAATCAAAGCACCAAGTTCCAACAGTTGCAACAAAAATTCGGCAATGTTGTGCTACAG AAAAATATCATTTCCGCGCCACTGAACGATAATAAGGTCTTGGAGAATGTAGACATTCCTAACAACGAGGCGGAATTAAGATTAGCATTTGCCCGTCAGACTGACGAGTTACGATTGGTACGAAGGCAGCTCGCGAATAGTCAGTTACGCGTGAAAGAGCTGGAAGAGCAAATTCGCAAGCTTCAGCGTCAGTAA
- the LOC100647215 gene encoding coronin-2B isoform X2, translating into MTNDKQSWFRGVRSSKFRHVYGVPAKREKCYDNIKITKNAHDSQFCAVNPKFLAIVTEVAGGGAFLVLPLDRTGRLDFNASRVTGHTGPVLDIKWNPFNDNIIASCSDDCTIKLWHIPDGGISRNLTEWLVELQGHKRRVAYIEWHPVAENVLFSAGFDHLVIVWDINKGEAVSVIDRHPDVIYSISLNRDGSLLATTCKDKKLRVFEPRSGIVVSEGVCHAGTKASKVVFLGSSGRLLTTGFSRHSDRQYAIWSQHDLNVPLICETIDSSSGVVFPYYDNDTNMVYLAGKGDGNIRYYEVVNEAPWMHYLSQFISGNPQRGLGIMPKRGVNTAICEVFRFYKLHATRGMCEPISMIVPRKSDQFQEDLYPDTVGTCPALSARDWISGMNNPPILISLKTGGSITTHKPRVYKPPQLPPTTDLNNKKKFAFLSTETVPDYRPIEFHDMSEKSQKTSSNQSTKFQQLQQKFGNVVLQKNIISAPLNDNKVLENVDIPNNEAELRLAFARQTDELRLVRRQLANSQLRVKELEEQIRKLQRQ; encoded by the exons ATGACCAACGATAAACAG TCGTGGTTCCGTGGCGTTCGAAGCAGCAAATTTCGCCACGTGTACGGCGTACCGGCAAAACGGGAGAAATGCTACGACAATATCAAGATCACGAAGAACGCCCACGACTCGCAATTCTGCGCAGTGAATCCCAAGTTCCTGGCCATCGTAACGGAAGTGGCTGGCGGCGGAGCATTTCTAGTTTTGCCGCTCGATCGC ACTGGCAGACTGGATTTTAATGCTAGTAGAGTGACTGGACACACTGGACCGGTTCTGGACATCAAGTGGAATCCGTTTAACGATAACATCATCGCTTCCTGTTCCGACGACTGCACT ATAAAACTGTGGCACATTCCTGACGGTGGTATATCACGAAATCTGACCGAGTGGCTAGTTGAGTTGCAAGGGCACAAACGTCGTGTCGCGTACATAGAATGGCATCCTGTTGCTGAGAACGTGCTTTTCAGCGCCGGCTTCGATCACCTTGTTATCGTGTGGGACATAAATAAAGGAGAGGCTGTCAGTGTCATCGATAGGCATCCTGACGTCATTTATAGTATATCATTGAATCGAGACGGTAGCTTGCTGGCGACAACGTGCAAGGATAAAAAATTGAGGGTTTTCGAGCCAAGATCTGGCATCGTGGTTTCT GAAGGAGTCTGCCATGCCGGAACAAAAGCTAGCAAAGTGGTTTTCCTTGGTAGCTCTGGACGTCTTCTTACGACTGGCTTCAGTCGTCACTCCGACAGACAATATGCCATTTGGAGTCAGCATGATTTGAACGTACCATtgatatgtgaaactatcgattcCTCCAGTGGAGTAGTATTTCCATATTATGATAATGACACCAATATGGTGTATCTGGCGGGAAAG GGTGATGGTAATATTCGATACTATGAAGTAGTAAACGAGGCACCCTGGATGCATTACCTCAGTCAATTCATCTCTGGAAATCCCCAAAGAGGATTAGGTATAATGCCAAAGAGAGGCGTAAACACAGCCATCTGCGAAGTATTTAGATTTTATAAATTGCACGCGACTCGAGGAATGTGCGAGCCGATATCCATGATAGTTCCTCGAAAG AGCGACCAATTTCAAGAAGATCTATATCCTGACACTGTAGGTACTTGTCCAGCTTTATCAGCCAGGGATTGGATAAGTGGCATGAATAATCCACCAATTTTAATCTCTCTGAAAACCG GTGGTAGCATTACCACGCACAAACCACGAGTGTACAAACCACCGCAACTTCCACCGACAACcgatttaaataataagaagaaattcGCCTTTTTGTCTACCGAGACTGTACCGGATTACAGACCTATCGAGTTCCACGATATGTCAGAGAAAAGCCAAAAAACTTCTAGCAATCAAAGCACCAAGTTCCAACAGTTGCAACAAAAATTCGGCAATGTTGTGCTACAG AAAAATATCATTTCCGCGCCACTGAACGATAATAAGGTCTTGGAGAATGTAGACATTCCTAACAACGAGGCGGAATTAAGATTAGCATTTGCCCGTCAGACTGACGAGTTACGATTGGTACGAAGGCAGCTCGCGAATAGTCAGTTACGCGTGAAAGAGCTGGAAGAGCAAATTCGCAAGCTTCAGCGTCAGTAA